The Garra rufa chromosome 23, GarRuf1.0, whole genome shotgun sequence genome includes a region encoding these proteins:
- the ppp1r3c2a gene encoding protein phosphatase 1 regulatory subunit 3C: protein MSTTKTIGISIYTFPERVMPVDLAMHTQISSPVSQLLGMSALRASPPNVSSPELLRFSPPSPTSSLSSSSSVSSLSSCSPGTPRKKKRVVFADAKGLALTSVRLFTTDPSEMEKEDAPQPEEHVKPRTPMQSMRLRLKLGFPQPVPDRASLKENSVQLESCGLSEKALSGTVRVCNIKYDKSVFIRITFDSWRSHKDIACTYVREPDGSLETELFSFNVPLPSNLDPKDLVEFFVVFRPGNTMQRVDNNKSKNYCILVENVVPEPRPVTTSRRTFIIPSPQRYSAWPGARGHELQRMRHLACKGPLYTERLLNRTWGRMANVPPLC, encoded by the exons ATGAGCACCACAAA AACAATTGGAATCAGCATTTACACTTTCCCTGAGCGTGTGATGCCAGTGGATCTAGCCATGCACACGCAGATTAGCTCACCGGTGTCTCAGCTCCTTGGCATGTCTGCTCTGAGGGCCTCTCCACCCAATGTGTCCTCACCAGAACTATTGAGATTTTCGCCACCTTCACCCACATCTTCACTATCTTCATCCAGCTCCGTCAGCTCCCTGTCCTCATGCTCTCCCGGCACACCACGCAAGAAGAAGCGAGTCGTGTTTGCTGATGCCAAAGGACTCGCTCTCACATCCGTGCGCCTTTTTACCACCGACCCTTCGGAGATGGAAAAGGAGGACGCCCCGCAACCTGAGGAGCACGTGAAGCCTAGAACGCCCATGCAGAGCATGAGGCTGCGACTTAAGCTTGGTTTTCCACAGCCTGTTCCAGACCGTGCAAGCTTGAAGGAAAACTCTGTGCAGTTAGAGAGCTGTGGCCTAAGTGAAAAGGCATTGAGCGGGACAGTACGGGTGTGCAACATTAAATACGACAAGTCTGTCTTCATCCGCATAACATTTGACTCATGGCGAAGCCATAAAGACATTGCGTGCACTTATGTGAGGGAACCAGATGGATCTTTGGAGACTGAGTTGTTTTCTTTTAATGTGCCGCTACCATCCAATCTGGACCCGAAGGACCTCGTGGAGTTCTTTGTGGTGTTCCGACCTGGCAATACCATGCAGCGCGTGGACAACAACAAAAGTAAAAACTACTGCATTCTTGTGGAAAACGTGGTCCCTGAACCTCGGCCGGTGACAACAAGCAGGAGAACCTTCATTATACCAAGTCCTCAGCGTTATTCCGCGTGGCCAGGGGCCAGAGGTCATGAATTGCAAAGGATGAGACACCTGGCATGCAAAGGCCCACTCTATACGGAGCGTCTGCTGAACAGAACCTGGGGAAGAATGGCTAATGTTCCTCCACTGTGTTAA